One genomic window of Diospyros lotus cultivar Yz01 chromosome 8, ASM1463336v1, whole genome shotgun sequence includes the following:
- the LOC127808873 gene encoding uncharacterized protein LOC127808873 isoform X2: MASTKREPPPGDSDEREAKKAKASVSDSSEPAKIRQRVVLNPADCDLDFNIEGNGLHGSALHDQGFAYCWSGSRANVGITGGKYCFGCRIISAQPVDMADTPPEQQHVCRLGISRGDDSVGNLGETEHSFGFGGTGKFSTAGKFSNYGEKFGVGDTIVCAVNLEHKPLASISFFKNGKCLGTAKHFSAGLDGLGVVDCPIRKLQWESALFPHVLLKNVVVEVQFSVEDGLIPEEGYKPWASALEDGNAIMGPTFSDPRDCELMMMVGLPASGKTTWAEKWVKEHPEKRYVLLGTNLALDLMKVPGLLRKHNYGERFDRLMDRATGIFNTLLSRASKTPRNYIIDQTNVYKSARKRKLKPFASYRKVAVVVFPRPEELKSRADGRFKSMGKEVPAEALNEMLANYVLPISKDMPGADEYFDQVIFTELNRNESQRCLDEMKHALPLGGNTPTKSVSPYSHDSSSQSYYSSPLQMHETLSGDGRHSYSTQAQLNYDYQRADLINSAHFGGRVPGRMDSFSLDWQGGQTARVPYGSYDRMQSTGVVANSYSTYGRSGSYSHPNLENRNFIPGGATGHYQSGTVEPYMRSSYSTHGEQTGFLGPRGSQATSGYLPLLPSSPATYGSPHETPRPPYGSPSGDMRPARGFGPRHPGYY; this comes from the exons ATGGCGTCGACGAAACGGGAGCCACCGCCAGGCGACTCGGACGAGCGTGAAGCGAAGAAAGCGAAGGCATCGGTGTCGGACTCTTCGGAGCCTGCGAAAATCCGGCAGCGAGTCGTTCTCAACCCGGCCGATTGCGATTTAG ATTTCAACATTGAAGGTAATGGATTGCATGGTTCTGCACTTCATGACCAGGGATTTGCCTATTGCTGGTCTGGATCTCGTGCTAATGTGGGCATAACTGGGGGCAAGTATTGTTTTGGTTGCAGAATTATTTCAGCCCAACCAGTTGATATGGCTGACACACCCCCTGAACAGCAGCATGTATGTCGCCTTGGCATCTCAAGAGGGGATGATAGTGTTGGAAACCTTGGGGAAACTGAGCACAGCTTTGGTTTTGGTGGCACTGGAAAGTTTTCTACTGCAGGAAAGTTCTCTAATTATGGTGAAAAGTTTGGGGTAGGTGATACAATTGTCTGTGCTGTTAATCTAGAACACAAACCTTTGGCTTCAATCAGTTTCTTTAAGAACGGGAAATGTTTGGGTACTGCAAAGCATTTTAGTGCTGGTCTAGATGGTCTTGGAGTGGTAGATTGCCCAATTAGAAAGCTACAGTGGGAGTCAGCACTCTTTCCACATGTTCTATTGAAAAATGTTGTAGTTGAGGTGCAGTTTAGTGTTGAAGATGGTCTTATTCCTGAGGAAGGCTACAAACCATGGGCTTCTGCTTTAGAGGATGGAAATGCAATAATGGGACCCACCTTTTCAGACCCAAGGGACTGTGAACTGATGATGATGGTTGGTTTACCTGCTTCTGGGAAGACTACTTGGGCAGAGAAATGGGTGAAAGAGCATCCTGAAAAGCGATATGTTTTGCTTGGAACAAACCTAGCTCTAGACCTAATGaag GTGCCTGGACTGCTACGCAAGCATAACTATGGTGAAAGATTTGACCGCCTGATGGATCGTGCAACAGGGATATTTAATACTCTGTTATCCAGGGCTTCCAAGACACCTCGTAATTACATCATTGACCAAACAAATGTCTACAAGAGTGCTCGTAAACGTAAACTGAAGCCTTTTGCAAGTTATCGGAAG GTTGCCGTTGTGGTTTTCCCAAGACCAGAAGAGCTCAAGTCTCGTGCTGATGGTAGATTCAAAAGTATGGGAAAAGAGGTTCCAGCTGAAGCATTGAATGAAATGTTAG CCAATTATGTTTTGCCAATAAGTAAGGACATGCCTGGTGCAGATGAGTATTTTGATCAG GTCATTTTTACCGAACTTAACAGAAATGAGTCTCAGAGATGTTTAGATGAGATGAAGCATGCCCTGCCATTAGGAGGAAATACACCAACAAAGAGTGTTTCACCTTATTCTCATGATAGTTCCTCACAGTCATATTACAGCTCTCCACTGCAAATGCATGAAACTCTGTCAG GAGACGGGCGACATTCTTATTCAACTCAGGCTCAGTTGAATTATGATTACCAAAGGGCTGATCTG ATAAACTCAGCACATTTTGGGGGTAGGGTACCTGGAAGAATGGATTCATTTTCTCTAGATTGGCAAGGAGGTCAGACTGCGCGTGTACCTTATGGCAGTTATGATCGCATGCAGAGTACTGGAGTTGTTGCTAACTCTTATAGCACTTATGGAAGGAGTGGTTCCTATAGTCATCCAAATCTTGAAAACAGGAACTTCATTCCTGGTGGTGCCACTGGTCATTATCAGAGTGGCACTGTTGAACCCTATATGAGGTCTTCTTACAGCACTCATGGTGAACAAACTGGTTTCTTGGGGCCAAGAGGTTCCCAAGCCACTTCAGGATACTTACCATTACTGCCCAGTTCGCCAGCCACATATG GTTCACCACATGAAACCCCGAGGCCTCCATATGGAAGCCCTTCTGGTGATATGCGGCCTGCTCGAGGATTTGGCCCGCGTCATCCTGGGTACTACTGA
- the LOC127807224 gene encoding F-box protein At1g61340, protein MAITLGKIWESNLEPTGEGLGLGLGFVRYRRSMSGKRIAISSNMEVDSTRTLKKPCLDRTPAAPNKSLLEALPQDILIRILCGVDHDDLKQLYSVSKPIREAALIAKQCHFAYSTPTKKRLPFRNSTNMGDEDILEEVEAEAPGAPKQSWPHRARTRLSAKKLAGISVALFASPIEEL, encoded by the exons ATGGCTATAACATTGGGAAAAATTTGGGAGTCAAATTTGGAGCCGACGGGTGAAGGATTAGGGTTAGGTTTGGGATTTGTGCGATATAGGCGATCAATGAGCGGGAAGAGGATTGCCATATCTAGCAACATGGAGGTTGATTCAACACGTACATTGAAGAAGCCGTGCCTCGACAGAACGCCTGCAGCTCCTAACAAGTCTCTTCTCGAAGCCCTGCCCCAAGACATTCTT ATTAGGATATTGTGTGGTGTTGATCATGATGATCTGAAGCAGCTTTACAGTGTGTCAAAGCCGATCAGAGAAGCA GCCCTAATTGCAAAGCAGTGCCATTTTGCTTACAGCACTCCTACTAAGAAGAGACTGCCTTTTCGAAATTCGACAAACATGGGGGACGAGGACATATTAGAAGAGGTTGAGGCTGAGGCCCCGGGTGCTCCAAAACAATCTTGGCCACACCGGGCTCGAACTCGATTGAGCGCGAAGAAGTTGGCCGGCATTTCAGTGGCCTTGTTTGCCTCACCAATCGAAGAACTGTAA
- the LOC127808873 gene encoding uncharacterized protein LOC127808873 isoform X1, whose amino-acid sequence MASTKREPPPGDSDEREAKKAKASVSDSSEPAKIRQRVVLNPADCDLDFNIEGNGLHGSALHDQGFAYCWSGSRANVGITGGKYCFGCRIISAQPVDMADTPPEQQHVCRLGISRGDDSVGNLGETEHSFGFGGTGKFSTAGKFSNYGEKFGVGDTIVCAVNLEHKPLASISFFKNGKCLGTAKHFSAGLDGLGVVDCPIRKLQWESALFPHVLLKNVVVEVQFSVEDGLIPEEGYKPWASALEDGNAIMGPTFSDPRDCELMMMVGLPASGKTTWAEKWVKEHPEKRYVLLGTNLALDLMKVPGLLRKHNYGERFDRLMDRATGIFNTLLSRASKTPRNYIIDQTNVYKSARKRKLKPFASYRKVAVVVFPRPEELKSRADGRFKSMGKEVPAEALNEMLANYVLPISKDMPGADEYFDQVIFTELNRNESQRCLDEMKHALPLGGNTPTKSVSPYSHDSSSQSYYSSPLQMHETLSASTGDGRHSYSTQAQLNYDYQRADLINSAHFGGRVPGRMDSFSLDWQGGQTARVPYGSYDRMQSTGVVANSYSTYGRSGSYSHPNLENRNFIPGGATGHYQSGTVEPYMRSSYSTHGEQTGFLGPRGSQATSGYLPLLPSSPATYGSPHETPRPPYGSPSGDMRPARGFGPRHPGYY is encoded by the exons ATGGCGTCGACGAAACGGGAGCCACCGCCAGGCGACTCGGACGAGCGTGAAGCGAAGAAAGCGAAGGCATCGGTGTCGGACTCTTCGGAGCCTGCGAAAATCCGGCAGCGAGTCGTTCTCAACCCGGCCGATTGCGATTTAG ATTTCAACATTGAAGGTAATGGATTGCATGGTTCTGCACTTCATGACCAGGGATTTGCCTATTGCTGGTCTGGATCTCGTGCTAATGTGGGCATAACTGGGGGCAAGTATTGTTTTGGTTGCAGAATTATTTCAGCCCAACCAGTTGATATGGCTGACACACCCCCTGAACAGCAGCATGTATGTCGCCTTGGCATCTCAAGAGGGGATGATAGTGTTGGAAACCTTGGGGAAACTGAGCACAGCTTTGGTTTTGGTGGCACTGGAAAGTTTTCTACTGCAGGAAAGTTCTCTAATTATGGTGAAAAGTTTGGGGTAGGTGATACAATTGTCTGTGCTGTTAATCTAGAACACAAACCTTTGGCTTCAATCAGTTTCTTTAAGAACGGGAAATGTTTGGGTACTGCAAAGCATTTTAGTGCTGGTCTAGATGGTCTTGGAGTGGTAGATTGCCCAATTAGAAAGCTACAGTGGGAGTCAGCACTCTTTCCACATGTTCTATTGAAAAATGTTGTAGTTGAGGTGCAGTTTAGTGTTGAAGATGGTCTTATTCCTGAGGAAGGCTACAAACCATGGGCTTCTGCTTTAGAGGATGGAAATGCAATAATGGGACCCACCTTTTCAGACCCAAGGGACTGTGAACTGATGATGATGGTTGGTTTACCTGCTTCTGGGAAGACTACTTGGGCAGAGAAATGGGTGAAAGAGCATCCTGAAAAGCGATATGTTTTGCTTGGAACAAACCTAGCTCTAGACCTAATGaag GTGCCTGGACTGCTACGCAAGCATAACTATGGTGAAAGATTTGACCGCCTGATGGATCGTGCAACAGGGATATTTAATACTCTGTTATCCAGGGCTTCCAAGACACCTCGTAATTACATCATTGACCAAACAAATGTCTACAAGAGTGCTCGTAAACGTAAACTGAAGCCTTTTGCAAGTTATCGGAAG GTTGCCGTTGTGGTTTTCCCAAGACCAGAAGAGCTCAAGTCTCGTGCTGATGGTAGATTCAAAAGTATGGGAAAAGAGGTTCCAGCTGAAGCATTGAATGAAATGTTAG CCAATTATGTTTTGCCAATAAGTAAGGACATGCCTGGTGCAGATGAGTATTTTGATCAG GTCATTTTTACCGAACTTAACAGAAATGAGTCTCAGAGATGTTTAGATGAGATGAAGCATGCCCTGCCATTAGGAGGAAATACACCAACAAAGAGTGTTTCACCTTATTCTCATGATAGTTCCTCACAGTCATATTACAGCTCTCCACTGCAAATGCATGAAACTCTGTCAG CAAGCACAGGAGACGGGCGACATTCTTATTCAACTCAGGCTCAGTTGAATTATGATTACCAAAGGGCTGATCTG ATAAACTCAGCACATTTTGGGGGTAGGGTACCTGGAAGAATGGATTCATTTTCTCTAGATTGGCAAGGAGGTCAGACTGCGCGTGTACCTTATGGCAGTTATGATCGCATGCAGAGTACTGGAGTTGTTGCTAACTCTTATAGCACTTATGGAAGGAGTGGTTCCTATAGTCATCCAAATCTTGAAAACAGGAACTTCATTCCTGGTGGTGCCACTGGTCATTATCAGAGTGGCACTGTTGAACCCTATATGAGGTCTTCTTACAGCACTCATGGTGAACAAACTGGTTTCTTGGGGCCAAGAGGTTCCCAAGCCACTTCAGGATACTTACCATTACTGCCCAGTTCGCCAGCCACATATG GTTCACCACATGAAACCCCGAGGCCTCCATATGGAAGCCCTTCTGGTGATATGCGGCCTGCTCGAGGATTTGGCCCGCGTCATCCTGGGTACTACTGA
- the LOC127807282 gene encoding uncharacterized protein LOC127807282 — protein sequence MDDNPSEFSTSSTKFLPQGTNFFWKTLSHLSSNPLFSILVTVYALVFLYFPGHLLRVVFSPVLISTGTLLLTLLRLGANQTAENESMINSAEPEPTPSDHLDSADDQDCKWVSSKTNVESRSDMGFCLELDLDPEPGPFYAESSFVEWNVGAPLEVIYELEYEGEEEEQNDDVPAGNQDTRPSSMERYPSLSLYYPETDSDTSSDGGFPDAGGWNTLEGICIRWDEEDREGLIEITLDGKRRSEQFHFEEENLIEIDISPARIREFAGEKVNFPATLGLI from the coding sequence ATGGATGATAATCCAAGCGAATTCAGTACCAGTTCCACTAAATTCCTTCCCCAAGGAACTAACTTTTTCTGGAAAACACTTTCCCATCTCTCCTCAAACCCCCTCTTCTCCATTCTAGTCACTGTATACGCTCTGGTTTTCCTCTACTTCCCTGGCCATCTCCTCAGAGTTGTTTTCTCTCCGGTGCTCATCTCAACTGGAACTCTACTGCTGACCCTTCTCAGGTTAGGAGCAAACCAAACGGCGGAAAATGAATCGATGATCAATTCTGCCGAACCAGAACCAACACCATCTGATCATCTCGATTCCGCGGATGATCAAGATTGCAAATGGGTGTCTTCGAAGACCAATGTGGAGTCCAGAAGCGATATGGGTTTCTGCTTGGAGTTGGATCTGGACCCGGAACCGGGCCCGTTTTACGCCGAGAGCTCCTTCGTCGAGTGGAACGTAGGAGCGCCATTGGAGGTCATCTACGAGTTAGAGTACGAGGGTGAAGAAGAGGAGCAAAACGACGACGTTCCAGCAGGGAACCAAGATACCCGTCCGTCCTCCATGGAGAGATACCCGTCGCTGTCGCTGTACTACCCGGAAACTGACTCGGACACCTCCTCTGACGGCGGGTTCCCTGACGCCGGCGGCTGGAACACGCTGGAGGGCATCTGCATCAGATGGGACGAAGAGGATAGGGAAGGGTTGATAGAGATTACGCTCGACGGGAAGAGAAGGAGCGAACAGTTTCACTTCGAAGAAGAGAACCTCATTGAGATTGACATATCTCCGGCGAGAATTCGCGAGTTCGCCGGTGAGAAGGTGAATTTTCCGGCCACGCTTGGGTTGATTTAA